A genome region from Gossypium hirsutum isolate 1008001.06 chromosome A04, Gossypium_hirsutum_v2.1, whole genome shotgun sequence includes the following:
- the LOC121228213 gene encoding E3 ubiquitin-protein ligase RMA1H1, with amino-acid sequence MIIEQYMESKICLQEWMDSPGSVSVSDDNPSRSFDCNICLDSVQDPVVTFCGHLFCWPCIYKWLSTRNQGQKQHICPVCKAEVSDTTLIPLYGRGSVTSKESRPKASQFGMVIPKRPPGPTCGVSTIQGSPDTTDNHGYSYQPQAYFPQQDSYPDSPMFSPRGTPINVPDPVIRMFGEMVYTRVFGNSVTNFYTYPNSYNLARSTSPRIRRHVMQADKSLGRISFFLFCCIFLCLLLF; translated from the coding sequence ATGATCATTGAGCAGTACATGGAAAGTAAGATTTGCCTGCAGGAGTGGATGGATTCACCAGGTTCGGTCTCGGTTTCGGATGATAACCCGTCGAGAAGCTTTGACTGTAACATCTGCCTCGACTCAGTGCAGGATCCGGTGGTCACATTTTGTGGTCACCTGTTTTGTTGGCCTTGCATCTATAAATGGCTTTCCACTAGAAACCAAGGCCAGAAACAACACATATGTCCTGTATGCAAAGCTGAAGTTTCGGATACCACACTGATTCCACTTTACGGCAGGGGCAGCGTAACGAGCAAGGAGTCAAGACCAAAGGCTTCGCAATTCGGCATGGTCATACCGAAGAGACCTCCTGGTCCAACCTGTGGCGTCAGCACGATACAAGGATCCCCAGATACTACCGATAATCATGGATATTCATATCAACCTCAAGCCTACTTCCCTCAACAGGATAGTTATCCAGATTCACCGATGTTTAGTCCCCGTGGGACACCTATAAACGTACCTGATCCAGTTATCCGAATGTTCGGTGAAATGGTATACACGAGAGTGTTCGGGAACTCAGTTACCAACTTCTATACATACCCAAATTCGTACAATCTAGCAAGGAGTACTAGTCCTAGGATTAGAAGGCACGTAATGCAAGCCGATAAATCGCTCGGCAGAATAAGTTTTTTCCTATTCTGTTGCATATTCCTTTGCCTTCTTTTGTTCTGA
- the LOC121228214 gene encoding uncharacterized protein codes for MAERRELGFQKTGGCSLKEQLAKTTLNNVRSQGHTYVELREDGKRFIFFCTLCLAPCYSDSVLLDHLKGSLHTERLAAAKVTLLGSNPWPFNDGVLFFGTTNGEEKQLEVVNDNPNRLLEFQNSDNNLAIVEYVGSQASSCNKEVNGRAGESDLVIPGVLIKDKISDLKVSFTGFGRIAARFCENDGISNGISRIWSEWLGKEAPINDDRFKVPKHEFAVVTFPYNCDLGRKGLLDDVKSLLTSGSTTELGNGEAAIRKRKKSFSDPEDISGSLSNQYDSSGEDSSASNGDSSRLALDRYDDQLLLTRFISSRTIRRELRRQQRIAAERMCDICRQKMLPDKDVATLMNLNTGKLVCSSRNVNGAFHVFHTSCLIHWILLCELERIENHSVNPKSRRRSRRKNRTKCKKMGKEGETKPTGTLINSVLCPECQGTGIEVEGDELEKPDVSLSQMFRYKIKVSDARRAWMKNPEILENCSTGFHFPSQSAEMIQEKVMPLKLLHFYSADKLESGTSYLG; via the exons ATGGCTGAAAGGAGGGAATTAGGATTTCAAAAGACAGGTGGTTGTAGTTTAAAAGAACAATTAGCAAAAACCACTCTTAACAATGTAAGATCACAAGGGCATACTTATGTAGAGCTTCGTGAGGATGGAAAGCGATTCATATTCTTCTGCACTTTGTGTCTTGCACCATGTTATAGTGATTCGGTGTTGCTTGACCATTTGAAGGGGAGCCTTCACACTGAAAGGTTAGCTGCTGCTAAGGTTACATTGTTAGGATCTAATCCATGGCCTTTCAATGATGGTGTCCTGTTCTTTGGTACCACGAATGGAGAAGAGAAACAGTTGGAAGTTGTAAATGATAACCCAAATAGGTTGTTGGAGTTTCAAAACAGTGATAACAATCTTGCTATAGTTGAATATGTTGGTAGTCAAGCTAGTTCCTGTAACAAGGAAGTGAATGGTAGAGCAGGGGAATCTGATCTGGTGATACCAGGTGTGCTAATCAAGGATAAAATTTCTGATTTGAAAGTGAGTTTTACTGGTTTTGGGAGAATTGCAGCGAGATTCTGTGAGAATGATGGAATCTCAAATGGTATTAGCAGAATATGGAGTGAATGGCTAGGGAAAGAAGCTCCTATAAATGATGATAGGTTCAAGGTTCCAAAGCATGAATTTGCTGTTGTTACTTTTCCTTATAATTGTGATCTAGGCAGAAAGGGATTGCTTGATGATGTCAAATCACTATTAACATCTGGTTCAACAACAGAATTGGGTAATGGTGAAGCTGCCATTAGGAAAAGGAAGAAGTCATTTTCTGACCCAGAGGATATAAGTGGATCTTTAAGTAATCAGTATGATTCATCTGGGGAAGATTCTTCAGCTTCAAATGGTGATTCTTCAAGACTGGCATTAGATCGATATGATGACCAGCTTCTGCTCACAAGATTCATTTCAAGTAGGACTATAAGGAGAGAGTTGAGGCGGCAACAGCGTATAGCTGCTGAAAGAATGTGTGATATCTGTCGGCAAAAAATGCTTCCTGATAAAGATGTAGCGACCCTCATGAACTTGAATACCGGAAAACTTGTTTGCAGTAGTAGAAATGTTAATGGG GCTTTCCACGTATTTCATACTTCATGCCTTATACATTGGATTCTCCTTTGTGAGCTTGAGAGGATTGAGAACCATTCAGTTAATCCTAAATCAAGACGAAGATCTAGGAGGAAAAATCGAACCAAATGCAAGAAGATGGGGAAGGAAGGAGAGACTAAACCTACAGGGACCCTGATTAATTCTGTACTCTGCCCAGAGTGCCAAGGTACCGGTATTGAGGTTGAGGGAGATGAGCTGGAGAAGCCCGATGTCTCTCTTTCTCAG ATGTTTAGATATAAGATTAAAGTAAGTGATGCTCGTAGAGCATGGATGAAAAACCCTGAAATTTTGGAGAACTGTTCAACAGGCTTTCATTTTCCTTCTCAGTCTGCAGAGATGATTCAG GAGAAAGTAATGCCTCTAAAATTGCTGCATTTCTACAGTGCCGACAAGCTTGAATCAGGGACAAGTTACCTTGGGTGA